CCTTTTTCAAGCTTGGAAGCAAAAGGCAGCAGGAGGCTGATGAAGCGTTCTTTCACCATTTCTTCGGGGAAGAGTCTGGGCTCTTGTTCCACCATCTCCACCACGACACGTGCCAGCTCGGTAGCCGACCGGCACTCGCCGATGAGGGAGAGATAGCGGCCGAGGTTCTCCTTATTTATATATAGGGCAAGCTTCTGCGCTTCGGGAGGTTCCGTTTCCTGAGCGGACTTGTCGGGAAGCGGATGTTCCGGAAAGTAGCTGCCGTAGAAATTCTGCACGGCTTCCGTAGCGTTGGGGAGGATCTGGTTGTTTCCTCCGTTTATGTTTATGGTTATGTCGGACACGACAGCAATTAATAATTAACAGTTAATAATTAATAAAATGAATATCCGCATTTTACCTAATTGACTGTAGGGGCGTATCGCATACGCCCTGAAGGCATCCGCATGGATAAGTGGACACATTCGGGCGTATGCGATACGCCCCTACATGGGATGTTTGCGGATATTCAAAATTAATAATGCCAATGGGTTATAGTAGAACAAAATTGATTTGCGAAAAAATTCTTGATGTATTGTCATAATCGAATGGAGTTTCCATTGGAAATGGGCACTCAGCATGACAAATGATTTTCGCATTTTAGAAGCTGTTTTGAATTTATCGTGCGCTGATTTGGGATGAGTTTTTGAGGCATTTTCGTTTGTGTGATGAGGAAGATAGCGGGCTATCTGACGAAGAACAGGAGCGAAAAGGACCAAAAAATCGCCCAAAGCACACACGAAAACGGATACATCAAGCCAAGAAAAACTTTTTGGAGAAATTCAAAACAGCTTCTTATTTCTGATTGGCTATAAAAGGGAATTAGATGGAGTTATCGCCCGCTTGACGGGCTGGGAGTTAGATGCCAATGCCTCTTGCATTGTTTCTGTAGAGACGATGTGCACATCGTCTTTACTACGTGGCATATACAAAATGCACAAATAAATACTGCGTGAAGTATAACTTCTGAACGAAGTGATAACTCCTGTGAAACATAGCTACGTTTAACTCCTGATTCGCATTAATAATGGATAGCTTAGAACCTTTGTTTTCTCAACCGGTTGTCAATGGTTTGTCAACGCTTGTCAACCGAATTGATTTCGCCTTTCCGGTGCAGTACCTTTGCATTGTCATCAGAAATGAAGAACGAAAAATGATGAATGAATAATTCACTCCCGGGACATTTAAGTTTGACGTTCCCTGATGACAAGCAAACATAAGTTTAACCCTTAAAAACAGTTTAAAGTATGATTAATTACTCTACCTATTTATGGAGAAACCCGTTGGACGAAGAAGCAGCTGAAATGGCATACGCCAAAAACCAGGTAACCAAAACGATGACTTTTGACGAGTTCGTGAAACACATCGCCGATCACAACGGGGTGTTTACCCGCGGTACGGTGAAAGGCGTGGTGAGCGACACGTGTGCCTGTCTGGTCGAGATGCTGCTGAACGGCTGCAAAGTGCAGTTCGGTGAACTGGGCACCTTCGGCATTTCCCTCACTTGCGAGCCTGCCGATTCGATGGAAGAATTTACTGCATCCAACATCAAGACGGTAAATATCGTGTTTACTCCCGGCGAGGACTTCGAAAACCTGCGCTCGCGTGCCGAATTTGCTCCGGTAGCAAGCCGCCTGGCACAGAAGGCTACACTGAAAGCCGAGAAATCCGGTGAAACTACTGTGGACCTGGAAGCGGCGAAACGGAAGCCTGCTTCTGTTCCGGAAGAACCCGGCGTATGATTCTTTCCTTTCCCAGGTCTTTCTGAAACGCGGATTCTTTAATTTAACCTTGCAGGGCGGATAACGAATCTGCCCTGCAACAATAAATTGCCATGCGATTATTCATCCTTATTATTCATTTAACCACTAAACGTATGAAAACAAACTGGAAAAACATTTTGCTTTACATCGTCAAGTTCATTGAGTTGTTGATAACCGGTGCTGCCGGAGGAGCGATAGCCAGCGGCCTATGAGAACCATTACACTGATTATCGTGCACTGTTCTGCCAATAGGGCAGGCAGTGCCCTTCGGATGGCAGACATCGACAGCTACCACCGCTCGCTGGGCTGGATAGGCTGCGGTTACCATTACGTCATTCCTACGGACGGGACTATTGAACCGGGCAGGCCCGAAGAAATGGTCGGGGCACATTGCAAGAACCATAACCGGCATTCGATTGGAGTTTGTTACATCGGCGGACTGTCTAAGGACGGAAAGCCTGCCGACACTCGGACGGATGCCCAACGCATTGCCTTGCGCAACCTGCTGGAGCAGCTTCACCGGAGATATCCCGACGCCCTGATTGTGGGACATAGGGACTTGGACCCGCAAAAGGAATGCCCTTGTTTTGATGTGGCGAACGAGTACCATGACTTGCAACCTCGCTAAACGCTGACTCTCTCTGGAAATGACGGCAGCCGTCACGGTTTTCACCGGTAAACGTTGCAAAACGGCTGTGCCGTGAAAGCTGTCGTCATATTATCATACTTTTTAATATATCTTCTCTTGTTCCACCAACTGGTTCAGTTGTGGCATCATCCGTTCAATCACGTGGCTGCGCACCTTGCTGTTGCGGTCAAAGTCCATGTCATCAAGAATGTCATCCACCGTGTCGTCCTCCATGTCGCCGCCATATCCTGCGGCAACCATTCCGATTGCCTGCAGTTTCCTGACTTTGGATGCAATGGCTGCATTGCGTGCCGCCGCTGCCAGTTCGTAAGGAAAGACTTCGTACAGAAGGTTGCAATAACGCAGCAGTTCGGGGAACCCGTCAGACTCAGTCAAGTATGCCGCCAGCATCTCTTTCTCCAACTTGCGCAACAGGTAAAGACCTTTCAAAGTTGGCAATTTGACCGCTAAAGGCTTGCTCATCATCAGAAACAAGGCGTGAGAAACGATGATATGGTCTTCGTCAGGATGCAAGGCAAACATCCGTTCTTCCGGCTTGCAGGTTTTCTGCAATTCGGCTTCCATCCGGTCGAACATCTGCTTGCGCATCTCTTTTTGTGAATCTTGTTTCATTTTGAAAAGGGTCGTGTTTCAATCCCTGATGAGCCGAGTGGAATAACAGTCGACAGGGGGAGGCTGAATGAGGCATCGGAACGCTTGTCTTCCGATGTTCTATCCGCATCCGAGGCTTCAACATGAGGATGCTCAAGTCTCATCTCTATCAGGATGGATTCAAAAGAATCTTCAAGACCATGCTCTTTCAAGAAGCGGGTCATATACATAGCCAAGGCTGCTTCAGCATTTTCCGCTGTGTTTAAGGAACTGCCAATGAGTTCTTCCCAAGGAAGACCGGTAAATTTTTGAGCTACTGAGGGCAAATCATTTTCCATAAATGTCTGACGATGTAAAATGCGGTCGAATTCATCCGTTACGGATTGTACCGTCTGCCGGCTTTCCGTAGACAATGATACGATAGCCGGGCATCCGGGACAGGTGAATCGTTCGCCAAGCAGCAGTCCGCTGAGGGTGAAAGGAATCTGCGACCGACATACAGGGCATGTCAGAGTTTGTGGAATGTCCTTTAGCATAGAGACTGTTATCTTCTTATTTCAACCGGGTAGGAAGTGTAGTATGGTTACAACAGGTCGCTTATGCTTACGCTCTTGGTCATGCTTTCCCACGAATGCCTTGCGACGGTGAGGTTCAGCGGATAACCAAGCTCCATCATCTCGCCCAATTTCTTCAGGCTGTAATTGATGCGGTGCAGGAGGCTGTCATACTGTCTCCATTGTTCGCGCGGGTCTTTTGCCGTGATGATGGGGAAGAGGAGGAGCGTGCCTTTCTGCCTGTAGCGGTCCGCTATTTCTTGCAGTACCGGTTCCCAGGGAATGGAGATTTCCTTGCCGGTAAGATGCTGGCGGTAGGTGAGCTGTCCGTTCCGGATGTTCCCTTTTGTCAGGCGGAGAATGTCATCGCTTCTCATGCCGCGGGCATAGACGGAAAACAGGAAGATGTCGCGGGCGAAGACGATTGACGGATGTTCACCGCTTAAGTCCAAGTCGCGCATACGTTTTACTTCCGCAAGCGTCAGGCCGTTCTTCTCTTTCTTGACGCGGTAGCTCACGTCCATGCCTTCGAAGGGATTGCTGTCGGCGGCAAGGCCGTCATTGACGGCAAGCTTATAGACTCGCTTCAAATTCCGGATATAAAGGGAAATGGTGTTGCGTCCCAGCTCCTGATTCTTTAGCCACGTGTGGTAGTTGCGCATCAACAAGGCGTCGAAGTCCTTGAAAGGCACTTCGTTCTTGCCCAAATAGGCGATGAATCTCCTGAGATACATTTTCAGCTTGTTGGCCGCGTCATACCGTCCCTCATCCCTCAGTTTCTCAACGCGGGAGTTGGCGTAGGCGATGAAGCCGAAACCTTCCAGTTCCTCTCCAGCCCCTCTCCAGCTCTCCCCATGAGGGGAAAGGGTAACGGCTGCCGTCTGTATTTTTTCTTGTCTGTTATCCACTTTCTGTTAGGATTTGTGTATTTTCCTAGTGTTTATGCAGAGGGGGTATCTCAGTTGATAATTAACAATTAATAATGCGAATCAGGAGTTAAACGTAGTTATGTTTCACCGGAGTTATCACTTCGTTCAGGAGTTATACTTCACGCAGTATTTATTTGTGCATTTTGTATATGCCACGTAGTAGAGACGATGTGCACATCGTCTCTACAGAAACAATGCAAGAGGCATTGGCATCTAACTCCCAGCCCGCATTGACGGGCGATAACTACCTATAACTCCCTTTTAACTCCTGATTGGCATTAATAATTGATTTACTGTAGTACGTTGTCAGCTCTTAATAGTGCAGCCACACCGTCCGCAGATACCTGCGCCATACGGCAAGGTGGTTGGTGGTATTGATTTCCTTGCAGATGCGGACGCAAGTCTGTATCAGCTTGTCCTTTGCCGCGTCTTTTTCTTGAACAGAAGACCGGATAGCAAAGACGTTCAACGTATCTTTGCCGACCTTAAAATCCTGAACGGCTTTTACGGCTGAATCCGCATCCGTCAATACCTTATATAATGTTGGGGCATAGTTGCGGAAAGACTCGATAAGTTTTTCCGTATTTGTAGCTTCGTTACGGATTGTCTGCACACCGCCCGACACCAACTTCTCGTTAGCTTTTCCTGCCGTTAGGAAATATTCGCGGAGAAAATCGTTCCAGTTGGCGAAGAAGATAAAGCCCTGCCCCTCCAGCCCCTCTCCGGCTCTCCCCATGAGGGGAGAGGGGTTAGATTGTTCTGTCACAGCCCTCTCTCCACGGGAGAGAGGGGGGAGAGAGGCTATGTGGGCATAATACGTAGTGGTTATTTGTCCGTCTTCCTGCCTGCTGGGATAGTAAACCTCTTCGGTGATGTCCACCCTGCGGATGATTTCCGTAAAATTCTTATGTTGAAGTTCCACCTCGTTCTTGCCTTCTTCCAACTCTGTGCCGGATGTAGGCGTCAGGAACGAACGCAGGAGAATCTTTTGCCAGTTTTCCTTCACATATCCGGGAGTGTCATGTTCGTAGCGGGCAAGGTTTATCAGGAGTTCAGCTTCCTTGGTAGTCAGTCTGGCAAGACGGCTGCCCAATGTTTTCGCACCTTTCTTGTCCAGTTCCCGACAGAGATTGGTCAATGACAAATCGACAGCAAGGCGTTCCATCAATTCATAAAGCATGGGCTGCGTGCGTTCTCCGTAGCCGCAAGCCTGCAGGATTCCGACAAGCAGGTCAACGGCACGCCCTTTTTCCGTGCCTATAGACAGGCGGTCGCCCTCGGCATTGTGGAGACGGACGACGTGCAGGTCGGAGGCATTGGGATAGGTGACGGTCAACCAGCTGCCCGGCACCATGCCTTGCACGCGGAACACCAGTCCCTTTTTGCGGTGGAAGCGGCAGATGTAGCCTTCTTGGCCGGCAAGCGGACCGTCGACCACGCGTACAATCTCATTTGCCTCGCCCTCTTTCGCATTGAAGGCATAGTCCGAGTAAGGACGCTCCAATACAATCACCTTGTCGGCGTAATTCTCGTTATAGTCACGGAAAGCGCGCATCTGCGATTCGGGTATGGTGCAGGGTGTGGCTTTCTCCTCTTCCGTACGCTTGCGGTTGTAGCGGATATAAGCGTCGGAACAGTTGTCTCGAAGGAACTCAACTAACGCACTTTGGGTGGCAAGCACGAATACATAGCCATCGAAAAGAGGCAGGCGCTGTTCATTGTCACCCAGGCGCACGTAGACTTTGGTATGTGTGGGGTAATAGACTTCCAGTATGTTCCGGAGCTTGTCCTTTTCACGTTCAATGCGTGCGCACAATTCCGGTTCGTGCCCGGGTTTTGTGCGGACAAGGAACCATCGGTAATCTACGTTGTTGAGTTTGTCGGACAACATGATGGATTTGCGATTTACAAAGTACTATTTACGGTGGTTAATCCCCATTTACAACACAGCCCAATCGTAAATTGTAAATGAACAAGGCATTCCTTACGTTACCCTCATGACAATCGCATGACGGCTAACCGATACCTCTCCGAATTTGAATCACCACGCTTTGCAAACTTTTTTAGGAAGTTTTCGGGCTTGTCTTACAGCATTCTTTAGGTTTAGCGGCAGTATTCCGGAGTAAAAACTCAGCAACAATGACTTGCCGTTGTTATGTGACGAGAAGTGAAAAGCGCAATGCGCTTTAATGTTTTTGCTTCCATATCACAAATGCTTGATATTTAATCAATTAAATCTTTTTAAGTTCACCGCTTTACCTTTGTTTTATATTATGAAACGGAGGATTTTATAACACGCTGAGAATCAACAAGCAATGAGATATATTTCCGAAATTAGTCAAACAAATGCAGCTTTTTGAAAAACTAAATCACGAAGCTTGAAAAAATTTTTTTGACCGTAAATTCCTTAGTATTAAATCTTTTTACTACATTTGCAGCGTTTCTTTCCGCTTCATAATATACAGCATGTTTGGTTGAAGAGATTCCGGTTGTTTTTAGAGTTCGTTTAAATTTTCCAATAAAGTAATATTCTATCAGCTTCTTTTTTGTTTTGAGGATATTCATTTAAGTATGCGAATCGGGAGTTAAAAGGGAGTTAGATGGAGTTATCGCCCGCTGGACGGGCTGGGAGTTAGATGCCAATACCTCTTGCATTGTTTCTGTAGAGACGATGTGCACATCGTCTCTACTACGTGGCATATACAAAATGCACAAATAAATACTGCGTGAAGTATAACTCCTGAACGAAGTGATAACTCCTGTGAAACTTAACTACGTTTAACTCCTGACTCGCATTAAGTATAATCAATGCTTGGGTGTTCGCAAAGAAAAAGCCGCCTCAAATTTTGAGACGGCTTTCAGAGCGGAAGACGGGACTCAAACCCGCGACCCTCAGCTTGGAAGGCTAATGCTCTATCGACTGAGCTACTTCCGCATTGCAATTGGGGTGGGCAAGGATGGATTCGAACCACCGAAGGCGTAAGCCAGCAGATTTACAGTCTGCCCCATTTGGCCACTCTGGTACTTGCCCTTTTTATTTTTTTAGAGCGGAAGACGGGACTCAAACCCGCGACCCTCAGCTTGGAAGGCTAATGCTCTATCGACTGAGCTACTTCCGCATTGCAATTGGGGTGGGCAAAGATGGATTCGAACCACCGAAGGCGTAAGCCAGCAGATTTACAGTCTGCCCCATTTGGCCACTCTGGTATTTGCCCTTTTTAAATGAAGAATACTTGCTTCGCAAGACTGAAAGATATTCTTCATTTTTTCAATTGCGCTGCAAAGGTACTACTATTTTTTTAATTTGCAAGTAAAATCAATCATTTTTATTGCATCTACTGCGCATTCGTCTCCTTTATTTCCCAATTTCCCGCCTGCACGTTCTTCGGCTTGCTGCATATTGTTGGTGGTAATCAGGCCATAGATGACCGGAATGTCGCTTGTAGCGTTCAGGTAAGTAATACCTTGGGTAGCTCCCATGCATACATAATCAAAGTGAGGGGTATCTCCGCGTATGACGCATCCTAAGGCAATCACGGCATCTACTTTTCCACTTTTAATTAATTGGGCAGAACCGTATGTCAGTTCGAAGCTTCCCGGTACGGTTTTTACCAAGATGTTTTCGTCTTTGGCTCCGTGTTTCTTTAATGTGTTTAAAGCTCCGTTCAGGAGGGAACCGGTAATGTGTTGGTTCCATTCAGATACAACGATACCGAAGCGCATGGCGGATGCGTCAGGCACGGAATGGGTATCGTAATCGGATAAGTTATGGTAGGCTGTAGACATGTATGGTAGTTAATAATTGATAGTGATTAAATGCAGAGGCGCAAAAACATCGAGGATTATTTCCTTTGCGTTTTTGCGCCTCTGCGTTTGATTAAGAATTATTTAATAGATGCGCGTTCGATGTACTTATCGATGGTCATAGCTTGGTATGATGTCGCGTATTTGGTTTTGATTTGTTTGTAAGCATCTACAGCTTCGGCATTCTTGCCTTGCTTTTCCAGGATTTGTCCGGCTTGGAGCAGGAATATCGGGCTGAGGGTAGTGCTGTTTGCCTTGTCTGCCGCTTTCAATAATGTAGCGGCTGCTTTGTCCAATTGTCCCATTTGTGCATAGCAGTTGCCCATTGTGCCCAGAATAGCGGGAGCTACCATGTAATCGTCTGCACTGAATTTATCGAGGTAGGTTGTCGCTTCTTCGTATTTGCCCAATTGTGCATAGCAGAGTCCGCAATAAGCGTTGGCAAGGTTTCCTGCATCTGTACCGCTGAATTCATCCGCGATTTTCAGGAAGCCGGTATATCCCAGGCTGTCCCCGTTCAGTGCCAATTCGAATTCATTGTTCCCGAAATATTGTTCTCCTTTGAAGAGGGCTTCGGATGCTTTCAG
The Phocaeicola salanitronis DSM 18170 genome window above contains:
- a CDS encoding transcription termination/antitermination NusG family protein yields the protein MLSDKLNNVDYRWFLVRTKPGHEPELCARIEREKDKLRNILEVYYPTHTKVYVRLGDNEQRLPLFDGYVFVLATQSALVEFLRDNCSDAYIRYNRKRTEEEKATPCTIPESQMRAFRDYNENYADKVIVLERPYSDYAFNAKEGEANEIVRVVDGPLAGQEGYICRFHRKKGLVFRVQGMVPGSWLTVTYPNASDLHVVRLHNAEGDRLSIGTEKGRAVDLLVGILQACGYGERTQPMLYELMERLAVDLSLTNLCRELDKKGAKTLGSRLARLTTKEAELLINLARYEHDTPGYVKENWQKILLRSFLTPTSGTELEEGKNEVELQHKNFTEIIRRVDITEEVYYPSRQEDGQITTTYYAHIASLPPLSRGERAVTEQSNPSPLMGRAGEGLEGQGFIFFANWNDFLREYFLTAGKANEKLVSGGVQTIRNEATNTEKLIESFRNYAPTLYKVLTDADSAVKAVQDFKVGKDTLNVFAIRSSVQEKDAAKDKLIQTCVRICKEINTTNHLAVWRRYLRTVWLHY
- a CDS encoding HU family DNA-binding protein, with product MINYSTYLWRNPLDEEAAEMAYAKNQVTKTMTFDEFVKHIADHNGVFTRGTVKGVVSDTCACLVEMLLNGCKVQFGELGTFGISLTCEPADSMEEFTASNIKTVNIVFTPGEDFENLRSRAEFAPVASRLAQKATLKAEKSGETTVDLEAAKRKPASVPEEPGV
- a CDS encoding N-acetylmuramoyl-L-alanine amidase, coding for MRTITLIIVHCSANRAGSALRMADIDSYHRSLGWIGCGYHYVIPTDGTIEPGRPEEMVGAHCKNHNRHSIGVCYIGGLSKDGKPADTRTDAQRIALRNLLEQLHRRYPDALIVGHRDLDPQKECPCFDVANEYHDLQPR
- a CDS encoding tetratricopeptide repeat protein, producing MSKQKQTHDPLNVDEALNTSEAFLLKYKNLFIGVVVAIVVIVCGIVGYNHFIGEPNELKASEALFKGEQYFGNNEFELALNGDSLGYTGFLKIADEFSGTDAGNLANAYCGLCYAQLGKYEEATTYLDKFSADDYMVAPAILGTMGNCYAQMGQLDKAAATLLKAADKANSTTLSPIFLLQAGQILEKQGKNAEAVDAYKQIKTKYATSYQAMTIDKYIERASIK
- the ribH gene encoding 6,7-dimethyl-8-ribityllumazine synthase, with the protein product MSTAYHNLSDYDTHSVPDASAMRFGIVVSEWNQHITGSLLNGALNTLKKHGAKDENILVKTVPGSFELTYGSAQLIKSGKVDAVIALGCVIRGDTPHFDYVCMGATQGITYLNATSDIPVIYGLITTNNMQQAEERAGGKLGNKGDECAVDAIKMIDFTCKLKK
- a CDS encoding tyrosine-type recombinase/integrase, with product MDNRQEKIQTAAVTLSPHGESWRGAGEELEGFGFIAYANSRVEKLRDEGRYDAANKLKMYLRRFIAYLGKNEVPFKDFDALLMRNYHTWLKNQELGRNTISLYIRNLKRVYKLAVNDGLAADSNPFEGMDVSYRVKKEKNGLTLAEVKRMRDLDLSGEHPSIVFARDIFLFSVYARGMRSDDILRLTKGNIRNGQLTYRQHLTGKEISIPWEPVLQEIADRYRQKGTLLLFPIITAKDPREQWRQYDSLLHRINYSLKKLGEMMELGYPLNLTVARHSWESMTKSVSISDLL